The following proteins are encoded in a genomic region of Drosophila miranda strain MSH22 chromosome 4, D.miranda_PacBio2.1, whole genome shotgun sequence:
- the LOC108163515 gene encoding calcium uptake protein 1 homolog, mitochondrial isoform X4 translates to MSVLRFLVTRQVLAALSRPASINLLQNRAQVALASTLASSSTNSCLKAATSICDGNPCQMQIRGHKRFGHQQEKTPQVTKYFHGLILSLFIISVLDWGKVKRLLMPKVDADSGQRPSSAAGVNGEDSSDDSESDDSDEDESSGGLHLHEGKKIREKVGFRERKIIEYENRIRQFSTPDKIFRYFATVRLQDAAQTIVCMTPEDFLRSIYPGIKQPDGLGLDQYRRYDPKSVGEQLNLHLEKNSIFYKLGSYGLITFSDYIFLLTVLSISRRHFEIAFRMFDLNGDGDVDCEEFEMVATLVRSQTSMGTRHRDHANTGNTFKGVNSALITYFFGPNMDEKLTIEKFLDFQEQLQREILSLEFERKEPNDDGNITEADFAELLLAYAGYPLKKKQKKLKRVKRRFRDHGTGISKQDYLDFFHFLNNINDVDTALTFYHIAGASIDQQTLQHVAKTVALVNLSDHVVDVVFTIFDENNDNQLSNKEFISVMKNRVQRGLEKPKDTGFLKMMRSVFKCAKETKPVLLDI, encoded by the exons ATGTCTGTGCTGCGCTTCCTGGTGACGCGCCAGGTCCTGGCCGCACTGTCCAGGCCGGCGTCCATCAATCTGCTGCAGAATCGGGCACAAGTCGCACTCGCCTCCACCCTGgcgagcagcagcaccaacagctGTCTGAAGGCAGCCACCTCAATTTGCGATGGGAATCCCTGCCAAATGCAGATTAGAGGACACAAACGCTTTGGCCATCAGCAGGAGAAGACCCCTCAAGTGACCAAATACTTCCATGGACTCATCCTGAGTCTGTTCATCATATCCGTGCTGGATTGGGGAAA AGTGAAACGTTTGCTGATGCCCAAAGTGGATGCAGATTCCGGCCAGCGCCCGTCTTCGGCAGCTGGCGTGAATGGAGAGGACAGCTCGGACGACTCCGAGAGCGACGATAGCGATGAGGACGAATCCAGCGGCGGCCTGCATCTGCATGAGGGCAAGAAAATCAGGGAAAAAGTTGGTTTCCGCGAGCGCAAG ATTATTGAGTATGAGAACCGCATCCGTCAGTTCTCCACGCCCGATAAGATCTTTCGGTACTTTGCCACAGTGCGTCTGCAAGATGCCGCACAGACGATTGTGTGCATGACACCCGAGGACTTTCTGCGCTCCATCTATCCGGGCATCAAGCAGCCAGATG GTCTTGGTCTGGATCAGTATCGTCGCTATGATCCCAAG TCTGTTGGCGAACAACTGAACCTTCACTTGGAGAAGAACAGCATATTCTATAAGCTGGGTTCCTATGGTCTTATCACCTTCTCCGACTACATTTTCCTGCTGACAGTGCTCTCAA TTTCCCGACGACACTTTGAGATTGCCTTCCGCATGTTTGACCTGAATGGCGATGGTGATGTAGACTGTGAGGAATTCGAGATGGTGGCCACTCTGGTGCGGTCGCAGACGAGCATGGGTACCCGACATCGCGATCATGCCAATACGGGCAATACCTTTAAG GGCGTGAATTCCGCTTTGATCACGTACTTCTTTGGCCCTAATATGGATGAGAAGTTGACGATTGAAAAGTTCTTGGACTTCCAAGAGCAGCTGCAGCGTGAGATCCTCTCTCTGGAGTTCGAGAGAAAAGAACCCAATGATGATGGCAACATCACGGAAGCTGATTTCGCTGAGCTCCTTTTGGCCTATGCGGGTTATCCCTTGAagaagaaacaaaagaaattGAAGCGTGTGAAGCGTCGCTTCCGTGATCATGGCACGGGCATATCCAAGCAGGATTATCTGGACTTCTTCCACTTTTTGAACAACATCAATGACGTGGACACTGCCCTGACCTTCTACCACATTGCGGGCGCCTCCATTGATCAGCAAACGCTGCAGCATGTGGCCAAGACAGTGGCTTTGGTCAATCTATCGGATCACGTGGTGGATGTTGTCTTCACCATCTTCGATGAGAACA ACGATAACCAGCTGAGCAACAAGGAATTCATTTCGGTGATGAAGAATCGCGTTCAACGCGGCCTGGAGAAGCCCAAGGATACGGGCTTCCTCAAAATGATGCGTTCGGTGTTCAAGTGTGCTAAGGAGACCAAGCCTGTTCTCTTGGACATATAG
- the LOC108163515 gene encoding calcium uptake protein 1 homolog, mitochondrial isoform X3: MSVLRFLVTRQVLAALSRPASINLLQNRAQVALASTLASSSTNSCLKAATSICDGNPCQMQIRGHKRFGHQQEKTPQVTKYFHGLILSLFIISVLDWGKVKRLLMPKVDADSGQRPSSAAGVNGEDSSDDSESDDSDEDESSGGLHLHEGKKIREKVGFRERKIIEYENRIRQFSTPDKVFRYFATIQVPVADDRHEVYMTPTDFLTSMTPGMKQPDGLGLDQYRRYDPKSVGEQLNLHLEKNSIFYKLGSYGLITFSDYIFLLTVLSISRRHFEIAFRMFDLNGDGDVDCEEFEMVATLVRSQTSMGTRHRDHANTGNTFKGVNSALITYFFGPNMDEKLTIEKFLDFQEQLQREILSLEFERKEPNDDGNITEADFAELLLAYAGYPLKKKQKKLKRVKRRFRDHGTGISKQDYLDFFHFLNNINDVDTALTFYHIAGASIDQQTLQHVAKTVALVNLSDHVVDVVFTIFDENNDNQLSNKEFISVMKNRVQRGLEKPKDTGFLKMMRSVFKCAKETKPVLLDI; encoded by the exons ATGTCTGTGCTGCGCTTCCTGGTGACGCGCCAGGTCCTGGCCGCACTGTCCAGGCCGGCGTCCATCAATCTGCTGCAGAATCGGGCACAAGTCGCACTCGCCTCCACCCTGgcgagcagcagcaccaacagctGTCTGAAGGCAGCCACCTCAATTTGCGATGGGAATCCCTGCCAAATGCAGATTAGAGGACACAAACGCTTTGGCCATCAGCAGGAGAAGACCCCTCAAGTGACCAAATACTTCCATGGACTCATCCTGAGTCTGTTCATCATATCCGTGCTGGATTGGGGAAA AGTGAAACGTTTGCTGATGCCCAAAGTGGATGCAGATTCCGGCCAGCGCCCGTCTTCGGCAGCTGGCGTGAATGGAGAGGACAGCTCGGACGACTCCGAGAGCGACGATAGCGATGAGGACGAATCCAGCGGCGGCCTGCATCTGCATGAGGGCAAGAAAATCAGGGAAAAAGTTGGTTTCCGCGAGCGCAAG ATCATTGAGTATGAGAATCGCATACGTCAGTTTTCCACGCCGGACAAAGTATTTCGCTACTTTGCCACCATCCAAGTGCCAGTTGCCGATGATCGTCATGAGGTCTACATGACACCGACCGATTTCTTAACCAGCATGACGCCAGGCATGAAGCAACCCGATG GTCTTGGTCTGGATCAGTATCGTCGCTATGATCCCAAG TCTGTTGGCGAACAACTGAACCTTCACTTGGAGAAGAACAGCATATTCTATAAGCTGGGTTCCTATGGTCTTATCACCTTCTCCGACTACATTTTCCTGCTGACAGTGCTCTCAA TTTCCCGACGACACTTTGAGATTGCCTTCCGCATGTTTGACCTGAATGGCGATGGTGATGTAGACTGTGAGGAATTCGAGATGGTGGCCACTCTGGTGCGGTCGCAGACGAGCATGGGTACCCGACATCGCGATCATGCCAATACGGGCAATACCTTTAAG GGCGTGAATTCCGCTTTGATCACGTACTTCTTTGGCCCTAATATGGATGAGAAGTTGACGATTGAAAAGTTCTTGGACTTCCAAGAGCAGCTGCAGCGTGAGATCCTCTCTCTGGAGTTCGAGAGAAAAGAACCCAATGATGATGGCAACATCACGGAAGCTGATTTCGCTGAGCTCCTTTTGGCCTATGCGGGTTATCCCTTGAagaagaaacaaaagaaattGAAGCGTGTGAAGCGTCGCTTCCGTGATCATGGCACGGGCATATCCAAGCAGGATTATCTGGACTTCTTCCACTTTTTGAACAACATCAATGACGTGGACACTGCCCTGACCTTCTACCACATTGCGGGCGCCTCCATTGATCAGCAAACGCTGCAGCATGTGGCCAAGACAGTGGCTTTGGTCAATCTATCGGATCACGTGGTGGATGTTGTCTTCACCATCTTCGATGAGAACA ACGATAACCAGCTGAGCAACAAGGAATTCATTTCGGTGATGAAGAATCGCGTTCAACGCGGCCTGGAGAAGCCCAAGGATACGGGCTTCCTCAAAATGATGCGTTCGGTGTTCAAGTGTGCTAAGGAGACCAAGCCTGTTCTCTTGGACATATAG
- the LOC108163515 gene encoding calcium uptake protein 1 homolog, mitochondrial isoform X2: protein MSVLRFLVTRQVLAALSRPASINLLQNRAQVALASTLASSSTNSCLKAATSICDGNPCQMQIRGHKRFGHQQEKTPQVTKYFHGLILSLFIISVLDWGKVKRLLMPKVDADSGQRPSSAAGVNGEDSSDDSESDDSDEDESSGGLHLHEGKKIREKVGFRERKIIEYENRIRQFSTPDKIFRYFATVRLQDAAQTIVCMTPEDFLRSIYPGIKQPDGLGLDQYRRYDPKSVGEQLNLHLEKNSIFYKLGSYGLITFSDYIFLLTVLSISRRHFEIAFRMFDLNGDGDVDCEEFEMVATLVRSQTSMGTRHRDHANTGNTFKSLKGVNSALITYFFGPNMDEKLTIEKFLDFQEQLQREILSLEFERKEPNDDGNITEADFAELLLAYAGYPLKKKQKKLKRVKRRFRDHGTGISKQDYLDFFHFLNNINDVDTALTFYHIAGASIDQQTLQHVAKTVALVNLSDHVVDVVFTIFDENNDNQLSNKEFISVMKNRVQRGLEKPKDTGFLKMMRSVFKCAKETKPVLLDI from the exons ATGTCTGTGCTGCGCTTCCTGGTGACGCGCCAGGTCCTGGCCGCACTGTCCAGGCCGGCGTCCATCAATCTGCTGCAGAATCGGGCACAAGTCGCACTCGCCTCCACCCTGgcgagcagcagcaccaacagctGTCTGAAGGCAGCCACCTCAATTTGCGATGGGAATCCCTGCCAAATGCAGATTAGAGGACACAAACGCTTTGGCCATCAGCAGGAGAAGACCCCTCAAGTGACCAAATACTTCCATGGACTCATCCTGAGTCTGTTCATCATATCCGTGCTGGATTGGGGAAA AGTGAAACGTTTGCTGATGCCCAAAGTGGATGCAGATTCCGGCCAGCGCCCGTCTTCGGCAGCTGGCGTGAATGGAGAGGACAGCTCGGACGACTCCGAGAGCGACGATAGCGATGAGGACGAATCCAGCGGCGGCCTGCATCTGCATGAGGGCAAGAAAATCAGGGAAAAAGTTGGTTTCCGCGAGCGCAAG ATTATTGAGTATGAGAACCGCATCCGTCAGTTCTCCACGCCCGATAAGATCTTTCGGTACTTTGCCACAGTGCGTCTGCAAGATGCCGCACAGACGATTGTGTGCATGACACCCGAGGACTTTCTGCGCTCCATCTATCCGGGCATCAAGCAGCCAGATG GTCTTGGTCTGGATCAGTATCGTCGCTATGATCCCAAG TCTGTTGGCGAACAACTGAACCTTCACTTGGAGAAGAACAGCATATTCTATAAGCTGGGTTCCTATGGTCTTATCACCTTCTCCGACTACATTTTCCTGCTGACAGTGCTCTCAA TTTCCCGACGACACTTTGAGATTGCCTTCCGCATGTTTGACCTGAATGGCGATGGTGATGTAGACTGTGAGGAATTCGAGATGGTGGCCACTCTGGTGCGGTCGCAGACGAGCATGGGTACCCGACATCGCGATCATGCCAATACGGGCAATACCTTTAAG TCCTTGAAG GGCGTGAATTCCGCTTTGATCACGTACTTCTTTGGCCCTAATATGGATGAGAAGTTGACGATTGAAAAGTTCTTGGACTTCCAAGAGCAGCTGCAGCGTGAGATCCTCTCTCTGGAGTTCGAGAGAAAAGAACCCAATGATGATGGCAACATCACGGAAGCTGATTTCGCTGAGCTCCTTTTGGCCTATGCGGGTTATCCCTTGAagaagaaacaaaagaaattGAAGCGTGTGAAGCGTCGCTTCCGTGATCATGGCACGGGCATATCCAAGCAGGATTATCTGGACTTCTTCCACTTTTTGAACAACATCAATGACGTGGACACTGCCCTGACCTTCTACCACATTGCGGGCGCCTCCATTGATCAGCAAACGCTGCAGCATGTGGCCAAGACAGTGGCTTTGGTCAATCTATCGGATCACGTGGTGGATGTTGTCTTCACCATCTTCGATGAGAACA ACGATAACCAGCTGAGCAACAAGGAATTCATTTCGGTGATGAAGAATCGCGTTCAACGCGGCCTGGAGAAGCCCAAGGATACGGGCTTCCTCAAAATGATGCGTTCGGTGTTCAAGTGTGCTAAGGAGACCAAGCCTGTTCTCTTGGACATATAG
- the LOC108163515 gene encoding calcium uptake protein 1 homolog, mitochondrial isoform X1, whose amino-acid sequence MSVLRFLVTRQVLAALSRPASINLLQNRAQVALASTLASSSTNSCLKAATSICDGNPCQMQIRGHKRFGHQQEKTPQVTKYFHGLILSLFIISVLDWGKVKRLLMPKVDADSGQRPSSAAGVNGEDSSDDSESDDSDEDESSGGLHLHEGKKIREKVGFRERKIIEYENRIRQFSTPDKVFRYFATIQVPVADDRHEVYMTPTDFLTSMTPGMKQPDGLGLDQYRRYDPKSVGEQLNLHLEKNSIFYKLGSYGLITFSDYIFLLTVLSISRRHFEIAFRMFDLNGDGDVDCEEFEMVATLVRSQTSMGTRHRDHANTGNTFKSLKGVNSALITYFFGPNMDEKLTIEKFLDFQEQLQREILSLEFERKEPNDDGNITEADFAELLLAYAGYPLKKKQKKLKRVKRRFRDHGTGISKQDYLDFFHFLNNINDVDTALTFYHIAGASIDQQTLQHVAKTVALVNLSDHVVDVVFTIFDENNDNQLSNKEFISVMKNRVQRGLEKPKDTGFLKMMRSVFKCAKETKPVLLDI is encoded by the exons ATGTCTGTGCTGCGCTTCCTGGTGACGCGCCAGGTCCTGGCCGCACTGTCCAGGCCGGCGTCCATCAATCTGCTGCAGAATCGGGCACAAGTCGCACTCGCCTCCACCCTGgcgagcagcagcaccaacagctGTCTGAAGGCAGCCACCTCAATTTGCGATGGGAATCCCTGCCAAATGCAGATTAGAGGACACAAACGCTTTGGCCATCAGCAGGAGAAGACCCCTCAAGTGACCAAATACTTCCATGGACTCATCCTGAGTCTGTTCATCATATCCGTGCTGGATTGGGGAAA AGTGAAACGTTTGCTGATGCCCAAAGTGGATGCAGATTCCGGCCAGCGCCCGTCTTCGGCAGCTGGCGTGAATGGAGAGGACAGCTCGGACGACTCCGAGAGCGACGATAGCGATGAGGACGAATCCAGCGGCGGCCTGCATCTGCATGAGGGCAAGAAAATCAGGGAAAAAGTTGGTTTCCGCGAGCGCAAG ATCATTGAGTATGAGAATCGCATACGTCAGTTTTCCACGCCGGACAAAGTATTTCGCTACTTTGCCACCATCCAAGTGCCAGTTGCCGATGATCGTCATGAGGTCTACATGACACCGACCGATTTCTTAACCAGCATGACGCCAGGCATGAAGCAACCCGATG GTCTTGGTCTGGATCAGTATCGTCGCTATGATCCCAAG TCTGTTGGCGAACAACTGAACCTTCACTTGGAGAAGAACAGCATATTCTATAAGCTGGGTTCCTATGGTCTTATCACCTTCTCCGACTACATTTTCCTGCTGACAGTGCTCTCAA TTTCCCGACGACACTTTGAGATTGCCTTCCGCATGTTTGACCTGAATGGCGATGGTGATGTAGACTGTGAGGAATTCGAGATGGTGGCCACTCTGGTGCGGTCGCAGACGAGCATGGGTACCCGACATCGCGATCATGCCAATACGGGCAATACCTTTAAG TCCTTGAAG GGCGTGAATTCCGCTTTGATCACGTACTTCTTTGGCCCTAATATGGATGAGAAGTTGACGATTGAAAAGTTCTTGGACTTCCAAGAGCAGCTGCAGCGTGAGATCCTCTCTCTGGAGTTCGAGAGAAAAGAACCCAATGATGATGGCAACATCACGGAAGCTGATTTCGCTGAGCTCCTTTTGGCCTATGCGGGTTATCCCTTGAagaagaaacaaaagaaattGAAGCGTGTGAAGCGTCGCTTCCGTGATCATGGCACGGGCATATCCAAGCAGGATTATCTGGACTTCTTCCACTTTTTGAACAACATCAATGACGTGGACACTGCCCTGACCTTCTACCACATTGCGGGCGCCTCCATTGATCAGCAAACGCTGCAGCATGTGGCCAAGACAGTGGCTTTGGTCAATCTATCGGATCACGTGGTGGATGTTGTCTTCACCATCTTCGATGAGAACA ACGATAACCAGCTGAGCAACAAGGAATTCATTTCGGTGATGAAGAATCGCGTTCAACGCGGCCTGGAGAAGCCCAAGGATACGGGCTTCCTCAAAATGATGCGTTCGGTGTTCAAGTGTGCTAAGGAGACCAAGCCTGTTCTCTTGGACATATAG
- the LOC108163515 gene encoding calcium uptake protein 1 homolog, mitochondrial isoform X5, whose translation MSVLRFLVTRQVLAALSRPASINLLQNRAQVALASTLASSSTNSCLKAATSICDGNPCQMQIRGHKRFGHQQEKTPQVTKYFHGLILSLFIISVLDWGKVKRLLMPKVDADSGQRPSSAAGVNGEDSSDDSESDDSDEDESSGGLHLHEGKKIREKVGFRERKIIEYENRIRQFSTPDKVFRYFATIQVPVADDRHEVYMTPTDFLTSMTPGMKQPDGLGLDQYRRYDPKGVNSALITYFFGPNMDEKLTIEKFLDFQEQLQREILSLEFERKEPNDDGNITEADFAELLLAYAGYPLKKKQKKLKRVKRRFRDHGTGISKQDYLDFFHFLNNINDVDTALTFYHIAGASIDQQTLQHVAKTVALVNLSDHVVDVVFTIFDENNDNQLSNKEFISVMKNRVQRGLEKPKDTGFLKMMRSVFKCAKETKPVLLDI comes from the exons ATGTCTGTGCTGCGCTTCCTGGTGACGCGCCAGGTCCTGGCCGCACTGTCCAGGCCGGCGTCCATCAATCTGCTGCAGAATCGGGCACAAGTCGCACTCGCCTCCACCCTGgcgagcagcagcaccaacagctGTCTGAAGGCAGCCACCTCAATTTGCGATGGGAATCCCTGCCAAATGCAGATTAGAGGACACAAACGCTTTGGCCATCAGCAGGAGAAGACCCCTCAAGTGACCAAATACTTCCATGGACTCATCCTGAGTCTGTTCATCATATCCGTGCTGGATTGGGGAAA AGTGAAACGTTTGCTGATGCCCAAAGTGGATGCAGATTCCGGCCAGCGCCCGTCTTCGGCAGCTGGCGTGAATGGAGAGGACAGCTCGGACGACTCCGAGAGCGACGATAGCGATGAGGACGAATCCAGCGGCGGCCTGCATCTGCATGAGGGCAAGAAAATCAGGGAAAAAGTTGGTTTCCGCGAGCGCAAG ATCATTGAGTATGAGAATCGCATACGTCAGTTTTCCACGCCGGACAAAGTATTTCGCTACTTTGCCACCATCCAAGTGCCAGTTGCCGATGATCGTCATGAGGTCTACATGACACCGACCGATTTCTTAACCAGCATGACGCCAGGCATGAAGCAACCCGATG GTCTTGGTCTGGATCAGTATCGTCGCTATGATCCCAAG GGCGTGAATTCCGCTTTGATCACGTACTTCTTTGGCCCTAATATGGATGAGAAGTTGACGATTGAAAAGTTCTTGGACTTCCAAGAGCAGCTGCAGCGTGAGATCCTCTCTCTGGAGTTCGAGAGAAAAGAACCCAATGATGATGGCAACATCACGGAAGCTGATTTCGCTGAGCTCCTTTTGGCCTATGCGGGTTATCCCTTGAagaagaaacaaaagaaattGAAGCGTGTGAAGCGTCGCTTCCGTGATCATGGCACGGGCATATCCAAGCAGGATTATCTGGACTTCTTCCACTTTTTGAACAACATCAATGACGTGGACACTGCCCTGACCTTCTACCACATTGCGGGCGCCTCCATTGATCAGCAAACGCTGCAGCATGTGGCCAAGACAGTGGCTTTGGTCAATCTATCGGATCACGTGGTGGATGTTGTCTTCACCATCTTCGATGAGAACA ACGATAACCAGCTGAGCAACAAGGAATTCATTTCGGTGATGAAGAATCGCGTTCAACGCGGCCTGGAGAAGCCCAAGGATACGGGCTTCCTCAAAATGATGCGTTCGGTGTTCAAGTGTGCTAAGGAGACCAAGCCTGTTCTCTTGGACATATAG
- the LOC108163515 gene encoding calcium uptake protein 1 homolog, mitochondrial isoform X6, with protein MSVLRFLVTRQVLAALSRPASINLLQNRAQVALASTLASSSTNSCLKAATSICDGNPCQMQIRGHKRFGHQQEKTPQVTKYFHGLILSLFIISVLDWGKVKRLLMPKVDADSGQRPSSAAGVNGEDSSDDSESDDSDEDESSGGLHLHEGKKIREKVGFRERKIIEYENRIRQFSTPDKIFRYFATVRLQDAAQTIVCMTPEDFLRSIYPGIKQPDGLGLDQYRRYDPKGVNSALITYFFGPNMDEKLTIEKFLDFQEQLQREILSLEFERKEPNDDGNITEADFAELLLAYAGYPLKKKQKKLKRVKRRFRDHGTGISKQDYLDFFHFLNNINDVDTALTFYHIAGASIDQQTLQHVAKTVALVNLSDHVVDVVFTIFDENNDNQLSNKEFISVMKNRVQRGLEKPKDTGFLKMMRSVFKCAKETKPVLLDI; from the exons ATGTCTGTGCTGCGCTTCCTGGTGACGCGCCAGGTCCTGGCCGCACTGTCCAGGCCGGCGTCCATCAATCTGCTGCAGAATCGGGCACAAGTCGCACTCGCCTCCACCCTGgcgagcagcagcaccaacagctGTCTGAAGGCAGCCACCTCAATTTGCGATGGGAATCCCTGCCAAATGCAGATTAGAGGACACAAACGCTTTGGCCATCAGCAGGAGAAGACCCCTCAAGTGACCAAATACTTCCATGGACTCATCCTGAGTCTGTTCATCATATCCGTGCTGGATTGGGGAAA AGTGAAACGTTTGCTGATGCCCAAAGTGGATGCAGATTCCGGCCAGCGCCCGTCTTCGGCAGCTGGCGTGAATGGAGAGGACAGCTCGGACGACTCCGAGAGCGACGATAGCGATGAGGACGAATCCAGCGGCGGCCTGCATCTGCATGAGGGCAAGAAAATCAGGGAAAAAGTTGGTTTCCGCGAGCGCAAG ATTATTGAGTATGAGAACCGCATCCGTCAGTTCTCCACGCCCGATAAGATCTTTCGGTACTTTGCCACAGTGCGTCTGCAAGATGCCGCACAGACGATTGTGTGCATGACACCCGAGGACTTTCTGCGCTCCATCTATCCGGGCATCAAGCAGCCAGATG GTCTTGGTCTGGATCAGTATCGTCGCTATGATCCCAAG GGCGTGAATTCCGCTTTGATCACGTACTTCTTTGGCCCTAATATGGATGAGAAGTTGACGATTGAAAAGTTCTTGGACTTCCAAGAGCAGCTGCAGCGTGAGATCCTCTCTCTGGAGTTCGAGAGAAAAGAACCCAATGATGATGGCAACATCACGGAAGCTGATTTCGCTGAGCTCCTTTTGGCCTATGCGGGTTATCCCTTGAagaagaaacaaaagaaattGAAGCGTGTGAAGCGTCGCTTCCGTGATCATGGCACGGGCATATCCAAGCAGGATTATCTGGACTTCTTCCACTTTTTGAACAACATCAATGACGTGGACACTGCCCTGACCTTCTACCACATTGCGGGCGCCTCCATTGATCAGCAAACGCTGCAGCATGTGGCCAAGACAGTGGCTTTGGTCAATCTATCGGATCACGTGGTGGATGTTGTCTTCACCATCTTCGATGAGAACA ACGATAACCAGCTGAGCAACAAGGAATTCATTTCGGTGATGAAGAATCGCGTTCAACGCGGCCTGGAGAAGCCCAAGGATACGGGCTTCCTCAAAATGATGCGTTCGGTGTTCAAGTGTGCTAAGGAGACCAAGCCTGTTCTCTTGGACATATAG